From the genome of Thunnus thynnus chromosome 1, fThuThy2.1, whole genome shotgun sequence, one region includes:
- the ist1 gene encoding IST1 homolog has product MTSLEINAEVNQATKQQTDRNPNKLVCTLDYYLQTLNIMLGGGFKAERLRVNLRLVINRLKLLEKKKTELAQKARKEIADYLSSGKDERARIRVEHIIREDYLVEAMEILELYCDLLLARFGLIQSMKELDPGLQEAVSTLIWAAPRLQSEVSELKIVSEQLCAKYSKEYGKLCRTNQIGTVNDRLMHKLSVEAPPKILVERYLIEIAKNYNVPYEPDAMVRPEVCPGEEADLIDVDTDKKSGGGGGGGGFTAPAAAMPMPMPMPMPMPMGMPMPSAFNYPPPKGAEPFNPSVGTYNNFQHPMGGGQPPQLPTSPPTYESIDDLTDKPSVPSQAVGPGPSSQHYDNNALPELPSVPDTLPTSSFGGNTTTSDDIDFDDLTRRFEELKKKT; this is encoded by the exons ATGACGTCACTAGAGATCAACGCGGAAGTGAACCAGGCGAcgaaacagcagacagacagaaacccAAATAAGTTGGTGTGTACTCTTGATTACTATTTACAG ACTCTTAACATCATGCTGGGAGGAGGCTTCAAGGCAGAGAGGCTCAGAGTCAATCTCCGGCTGGTCATCAACCGACTCAAACTccttgagaaaaagaaaa CTGAGCTTGCTCAAAAGGCCAGGAAGGAGATCGCTGATTACCTGTCATCAGGAAAGGATGAGCGGGCACGGATCCGCGTGGAGCACATTATCAGAGAGGACTATCTGGTGGAAGCCATGGAGATCCTGGAGCTTTACTGTGACCTGCTGCTGGCTCGCTTTGGCCTCATTCAGTCTATGAA GGAACTGGATCCAGGCTTACAGGAGGCAGTGTCCACCCTTATCTGGGCAGCCCCTCGCCTCCAGTCAGAGGTGTCTGAACTGAAAATT GTATCTGAACAGCTATGTGCAAAATATAGCAAGGAGTATGGCAAGCTGTGCAGGACAAACCAGATTGGGACAGTCAACGACAGG CTGATGCACAAATTGAGCGTGGAGGCCCCTCCCAAGATCTTGGTGGAGCGCTACCTGATAGAGATAGCCAAGAACTACAATGTGCCATACGAACCTGACGCCATGGTCCGG CCTGAGGTGTGTCCTGGAGAGGAGGCGGACCTGATTGACGTTGACACTGACAAGAAGTccggtggaggaggaggaggtggaggtttcactgctcctgctgctgctatgCCCATGCCTATGCCCATGCCCATGCCAATGCCCATGGGCATGCCTATGCCATCAGCTTTCAACTATCCACCTCCCAAAGGAGCC GAACCGTTTAATCCCTCCGTTGGAACCTACAACAACTTCCAGCACCCCATGGGAGGAGGGCAGCCCCCTCAGCTGCCTACTTCTCCCCCCACATACGAGTCT atTGATGACTTAACTGACAAACCTTCTGTTCCTTCCCAGGCTGTAG GTCCCGGCCCCTCGTCTCAGCATTATGACAACAACGCACTCCCAGAGCTCCCCTCTGTTCCTGATACACTCCCCACATCCTCCTTTGGCGGGAACACTACCACCTCGGACGACATCGACTTTGACGATCTAACGCGGCGCTTcgaggagctgaagaagaagacCTAA
- the mphosph10 gene encoding U3 small nucleolar ribonucleoprotein protein MPP10: MAAGGDMCSMLEECLKTVNINTAHPETFLSLQDGVATDFTSLTKTLYDLHKAQEPADYKGSPLSQLVVEHFDEEQIWQELELQNTAVLKHFKNAIDEALSDETLTVLEEEEEMEDGDEEAGESDDQNVDEEDEEEEEEEEEEEESPRQSKKMSEGGAEDYSDEDSDLDFDVDALEKREKQRKGIGGKGSKMKVVPSEVDDKFFKLSEMESFLDDMDKREGKEGKNDIDYFQDLPSDEDDDLDLEMISIKKQKKSTAKSSRNFKYKDYFDAVEGEAAKADDQSDGDDDGMDESQEDGEEEIDDEEDDHDGEEEGDDEDEDMSQSRVSHKKVTFNLSGDEDSEGEDMEDIFGGKTPSAAKSESMSSFEKRQEKMSQKIEELEKAALGEKSWQLSGEVTAQTRPENSMLEEDVAFEQTSRMAPAITEETTLQLEDIIKQRIKDQAFDDVVRKEKPKEEVFEYKKRLTLDHEKSKQSLAEIYEQEYLKQNQQKTEEEENPAHVEIQKLMDTLFLKLDALSNFHFTPKPPVPEVKVVSNLPSITMEEVAPVSASDATLLAPEEVKEKNKAGDILGDSEKTSTDKKRERRHKKKVKSLKIKEKEKRQKLKEASKAGENKKPSKAEVTENLKKLTKGGKATILKDEGKDKALRSSQAFFSQLQDQVKSQIKTAKDQTSKKKKHKEVSVSKLKL; this comes from the exons ATGGCTGCTGGCGGAGATATGTGCAGCATGCTGGAGGAGTGTTTAAAGACAGTAAATATCAACACAGCGCATCCAGAGACCTTTCTGAG CCTTCAAGATGGAGTGGCAACAGACTTCACCTCTCTCACTAAGACCCTGTATGACCTCCACAAGGCTCAGGAGCCTGCAGATTATAAAGGCAGCCCACTGTCGCAGCTGGTGGTGGAACATTTCGATGAAGAACAGATCTGGCAGGAGCTGGAGCTGCAGAACACTGCTGTactgaaacactttaaaaatgcCATTGACGAGGCTTTGTCAGATGAGACGCTAACAGTattggaggaggaagaagagatggAGGATGGTGATGAGGAAGCAGGAGAGAGTGATGATCAAAATGTTGacgaggaggacgaggaggaggaggaggaggaagaagaagaagaggaatcACCCAGGCAGTCCAAGAAAATGTCTGAGGGTGGAGCAGAGGATTACTCAGACGAGGACTCTGATTTAGATTTTGACGTGGATGCCCTGGAGAAGCgggagaaacagaggaaaggGATTGGAGGGAAGGGCTCTAAAATGAAGGTGGTTCCTTCTGAAGTTGATGATAAGTTCTTCAAGCTGTCAGAGATGGAGTCATTTCTTGATGATATGGAcaagagagaggggaaggagggcAAAAATGACATAGACTATTTCCAGGACCTGCCGTCCGATGAGGATGATGATCTTGACTTAGAAATGATTTCTatcaaaaagcaaaagaaaagcaCT GCAAAGAGCTCCAGGAATTTCAAGTACAAGGACTACTTTGACGCTGTAGAGGGTGAAGCAGCCAAAGCAGACGACCAGTCAGATGGTGACGATGACGGCATGGATGAGAGCCAGGAAGACGGCGAAGAAGAAATTGATGACGAAGAAGATGATCACGATGGTGAAGAGGAGGGTGACGATGA GGATGAAGACATGAGCCAGTCCAGAGTGTCTCATAAAAAAGTGACCTTTAACCTCTCTGGGGACGAGGACAGTGAGGGGGAGGACATGGAGGATATTTTTGGAGGAAAAACCCCAAGCGCAGCAAAATCTGAATCAATGTCATCTTTTGAGAAACGGCAAGAAAAG ATGTCACAGAAGATCGAGGAGTTGGAGAAAGCTGCTCTAGGCGAGAAGTCCTGGCAGCTGTCTGGAGAAGTGACAGCGCAAACTCGTCCAGAGAACAGCATGCTGGAAGAAGATGTGGCGTTTGAGCAGACGTCTAGGATGG CCCCTGCTATCACAGAGGAAACCACACTCCAGCTTGAAGACATCATCAAACAGAGAATTAAAGACCAG GCGTTTGACGATGTGGTCCGCAAGGAGAAACCCAAAGAGGAGGTGTTTGAGTACAAGAAAAGGCTAACGTTGGACCATGAGAAGAGCAAGCAGAGTCTAGCAGAAATCTATGAGCAAGAgtacctcaagcagaaccag caaaagacagaggaggaggagaacccAGCCCATGTTGAAATTCAAAAGCTAATGGATACACTCTTCCTAAAGTTGGATGCTCTTTCCAACTTCCACTTCACACCTAAGCCG CCTGTGCCTGAAGTGAAGGTGGTGTCTAACTTGCCTTCCATCACAATGGAGGAGGTGGCTCCAGTCAGTGCCAGTGATGCTACACTGCTTGCTCCAGAAGAAGTCAAG GAGAAGAACAAAGCAGGCGATATACTGGGCGATTCTGAGAAGACGTCAACAGATAAGAAGCGCGAGAGACGACACAAGAAGAAGGTGAAGAGCCTCAAGAtcaaggagaaagaaaagagacagaaacttAAAGAGGCCAGTAAAGCTGGAGAGAACAAAAAGCCATCAAAGGCTGAAGTCACAGAAAACCTGAAGAAACTCACAAAAGGAGGCAAAGCCACGATACTCAAG GACGAGGGAAAGGACAAGGCTCTGCGGTCCTCTCAAGCCTTCTTCTCTCAGCTGCAGGACCAGGTCAAAAGTCAGATCAAAACCGCAAAGGACCAGActtcaaagaagaagaaacacaaagaggttTCTGTCAGCAAACTCAAGTTATAA
- the LOC137181522 gene encoding large ribosomal subunit protein P2-like: MRYVAAYLLAALGGNESPAASDLKKILDSVGIEADDTRMEKVISELKGKNVDEVIATGYSKLASVPAGGAVAVASSAAGGAGGAAAPAAAEEKKEEKKEESEESDDDMGFGLFD, encoded by the exons ATGCGTTACGTTGCTGCTTACCTGCTCGCTGCCCTTGGTGGCAATGAAAGCCCCGCAGCCAGCGATCTCAAGAAGATCCTGGACAGCGTAGGCATTGAGGCTGATGACACACGCATGGAGAAG GTCATCTCTGAACTCAAAGGCAAGAATGTGGATGAGGTGATCGCCACAG GTTACAGCAAGCTGGCCAGCGTACCAGCAGGCGGTGCCGTAGCCGTTGCCAGCTCTGCGGCTGGTGGTGCTGGCGGAGCTGCAGCCCCTGCTGCAG ctgaggagaagaaggaagagaagaaagaagagtcTGAGGAGTCCGATGACGACATGGGATTCGGCCTGTTCGACTAA
- the mcee gene encoding methylmalonyl-CoA epimerase, mitochondrial gives MASVVLKVAVSGLSRCARLTSLRAHSTTAALRQGVPGSVWKLGKLNHIAIAVPDMEKATSLYRDVLGATVSDKVPLPEHGVYTVFVELGNTKLELLHPLGEKSPIAGFLQKNKSGGMHHICIEVDDINAAIVDLKARNIRTLSAEPRIGAHGKPVMFLHPKDCDGVLVELEEA, from the exons ATGGCGTCCGTCGTGTTGAAGGTTGCAG TGTCAGGTCTTTCCAGATGTGCTCGTCTCACATCCCTGAGAGCACATTCAACCACAGCAGCCCTCCGTCAGGGCGTCCCTGGGTCCGTTTGGAAGCTGGGGAAGCTGAACCACATCGCCATTGCTGTCCCCGACATGGAGAAGGCCACATCTCTGTATAGGGACGTACTGGGGGCCACAGTTAGCGACAAGGTGCCCCTGCCTGAGCATGGCGTCTACACGGTGTTTGTGGAGCTGGGCAACACTAAGCTGGAGCTGCTGCATCCTCTGGGGGAGAAGAGCCCGATCGCTGGCTTCTTACAGAAGAACAAGTCTGGAGGGATGCACCACATTTGTATTGAG GTAGACGACATCAATGCTGCAATAGTAGACCTTAAAGCAAGGAACATCAGAACTCTGTCCGCAGAGCCCCGGATAGGCGCTCATGGGAAACCAGTGATGTTTCTTCATCCTAAAGACTGTGATGGTGTGCTGGTGGAGCTCGAAGAAGCGTGA
- the lin7c gene encoding protein lin-7 homolog C codes for MASLGEPVRLERDINRAIELLDKLQRTGEVPPQKLQALQRVLQSEFCNAVREVYEHVYETVDINSSPEVRANATAKATVAAFAASEGHSHPRVVELPKTEEGLGFNIMGGKEQNSPIYISRIIPGGIADRHGGLKRGDQLLSVNGVSVEGEHHEKAVELLKAAQGTVKLVVRYTPKVLEEMESRFEKMRSAKRRQQNNYPQ; via the exons ATGGCATCGCTTGGGGAGCCTGTGCGGTTGGAGAGAG ATATTAACCGTGCGATTGAACTGCTCGATAAGCTTCAGAGGACGGGGGAAGTGCCTCCTCAGAAGCTGCAGGCGCTGCAGAGGGTCTTACAGAGTGAATTCTGTAATGCTGTCAGAGAA GTTTATGAGCATGTGTATGAAACAGTGGACATCAACAGCAGTCCTGAGGTCAGAGCCAACGCCACAGCCAAG GCTACTGTGGCAGCTTTTGCGGCAAGTGAGGGACACTCGCATCCACGTGTCGTGGAACTGCCCAAGACAGAAGAAGGTTTGGGTTTCAATATAATGGGCGGAAAGGAGCAAAACTCGCCTATTTACATCTCACGGATCATCCCAGGAGGCATCGCTGACCGACACGGGGGCCTGAAGAGAGGCGATCAGCTGCTCTCCGTTAACGGGGTG agtgtggaAGGTGAGCACCACGAGAAAGCTGTGGAACTCCTTAAAGCAGCTCAGGGCACAGTGAAGCTGGTAGTAAGGTACACCCCCAAAGTCCTAGAGGAAATGGAGTCCCGCTTTGAGAAAATGAGGTCGGCGAAGCGCCGGCAACAGAACAACTATCCCCAGTAG
- the fth1a gene encoding ferritin, heavy polypeptide 1a — MSSQVRQNFHQDCEAAINRQINLELYASYVYLSMSYYFDRDDQALNNFAKFFRSQSHEEREHAEKLMKLQNQRGGRIFLQDIRKPERDEWGSGVEALECALQLEKSVNQSLLDLHKLCSDHNDPHLCDFIETHYLDEQVKSIKELADWVTNLRRMGAPQNGMAEYLFDKHTLGKESS, encoded by the exons ATGAGTTCCCAAGTGAGACAGAACTTCCACCAGGACTGCGAGGCTGCAATCAACAGGCAGATCAACCTGGAGCTGTACGCCTCATACGTCTACCTGTCAATG TCATACTACTTCGACCGGGATGACCAGGCATTGAACAACTTTGCCAAGTTCTTCCGTAGTCAGTCACATGAGGAGCGTGAGCACGCTGAGAAGCTTATGAAACTGCAGAACCAGAGGGGAGGCAGGATCTTCCTTCAAGATATCAGG AAGCCAGAGAGGGATGAGTGGGGCAGCGGTGTCGAGGCCCTTGAATGCGCCCTGCAGCTTGAGAAGAGCGTCAACCAGTCACTGCTGGACCTGCACAAGCTCTGCTCTGATCACAATGACCCACAT ttgtgtgATTTCATTGAGACACACTACCTGGACGAGCAGGTCAAGTCCATCAAAGAATTGGCAGACTGGGTGACCAACCTGCGCCGCATGGGTGCCCCTCAGAATGGCATGGCCGAGTACCTGTTTGACAAACATACTCTGGGCAAAGAAAGCAGCTAA